In Acidimicrobiales bacterium, one genomic interval encodes:
- a CDS encoding sigma-70 family RNA polymerase sigma factor, translated as MSDTGAAVGDLRGDVALLGDVAAGRPEAVHRLLDTVAPVVYGFLHARVGGNDAAAEDLLQETLLEAVRSAAGYRGDAALSTWLCAIARHRLARHYERERRDEVARSGLRLVADLDTVRPDDELETRDEVVRALGRLSPLHRQVLVLKYLDGLPVEQIAEELGRTRVQVQSLLQRARDNLRRELEPNSDD; from the coding sequence GTGAGCGACACCGGGGCGGCCGTAGGTGACCTCCGGGGGGACGTGGCCCTGCTGGGCGACGTCGCCGCCGGCCGGCCCGAGGCCGTACACCGGCTCCTCGACACCGTGGCCCCGGTGGTCTACGGATTCCTCCACGCGCGCGTGGGCGGGAACGACGCTGCCGCCGAGGACCTGCTCCAGGAGACCCTGCTCGAGGCGGTCCGGTCGGCAGCGGGATACCGGGGGGACGCCGCCCTGTCGACGTGGCTGTGCGCCATCGCCCGGCACCGGCTGGCCCGTCATTACGAGCGGGAGCGGCGCGACGAGGTGGCCCGCTCCGGGCTGCGCCTGGTGGCGGACCTCGACACAGTCCGGCCGGACGACGAGCTGGAGACGCGCGACGAGGTCGTGCGCGCCCTCGGGCGGCTCTCCCCGCTCCACCGCCAGGTGCTGGTGCTCAAGTACCTCGACGGGCTGCCGGTGGAACAGATAGCCGAGGAGCTGGGCCGCACCCGGGTGCAGGTGCAGTCGTTGCTGCAGCGCGCCCGCGACAACCTGCGCCGAGAGCTGGAGCCGAACTCAGATGACTGA